In Scyliorhinus canicula chromosome 8, sScyCan1.1, whole genome shotgun sequence, one DNA window encodes the following:
- the hnrnpk gene encoding heterogeneous nuclear ribonucleoprotein K isoform X10 produces METDQQDIKYNSPETNGKRPAEDHDGEQAFKRSRNNDQCVELRLLLQSKNAGAVIGKGGKNIKSLRTDYNASVSVPDSSGPERILSINADIETIGDILSKIIPTLEEYQHYKGKDFDCELRMLVHQSQAGSIIGVKGVKIKELRESTQTTIKLFQECCPHSTDRVVLLGGKPDRVVECIKIILGLLAESPVKGRAQPYDPNFYDETYDYGGFTMMFDDRGRRPGPFQMRGRGGPHPPSPGYERRGPMGISARGRPMPPPRRDAYDDMSPPTRRGPPPLPRPGRGGRGRVLPPPPPPRGDRTLYGRNRMNDRYDGMGASGYGNRGGYGDLGGPIITTQVTIPKDLAGSIIGKGGQRIKQIRHESGASIKIDEPLEGSEDRIITITGTQDQIQNAQYLLQNSVRQYSGHFL; encoded by the exons ATGGAGACTGATCAGCAAGACATCAAATATAACAGCCCAGAGACCAACG GCAAACGTCCTGCTGAGGACCATGATGGAGAACAAGCCTTTAAGAGGTCTCGGAATAACGATCAGTGTGTGGAACTACGTCTTCTGTTACAGAGCAAG AATGCTGGTGCAGTAATTGGAAAAGGTGGCAAAAACATCAAGTCATTGCGTACAGAC TACAATGCCAGTGTATCAGTCCCAGACAGCAGTGGCCCCGAGCG CATATTGAGTATAAATGCGGATATTGAAACGATTGGTGATATATTATCGAAGATCATTCCAACTTTGGAAGAG TATCAACACTATAAAGGAAAGGATTTTGATTGTGAACTAAGAATGCTGGTCCACCAGAGCCAGGCTGGAAGCATCATTGGTGTCAAGGGAGTAAAGATAAAGGAGCTGCGAGAG AGCACGCAGACAACTATTAAACTGTTCCAGGAATGTTGCCCACATTCAACTGATAGAGTTGTTCTGCTTGGTGGTAAACCTGACAGAGTGGTTGAGTGCATCAAGATTATCCTAGGATTATTGGCAGAG TCTCCTGTCAAGGGACGTGCACAGCCATATGATCCGAATTTCTATGATGAAACCTATGATTATGGTGGCTTTACGATGATGTTTGATGACAGAGGAAGACGTCCTGGGCCCTTTCAAATGCGAGGCAGAGGTGGGCCACACCCCCCTTCACCTGGATATGAGCGCAGGGGACCCATGGGAATTTCAGCCAGAGGGCGTCCCATGCCCCCACCAAGAAGAGATGCTTATGATGACATGAGCCCACCAACCCGTAGGGGTCCTCCACCTCTGCCTCGCCCTggaagaggtggcagaggccgtgtcctccctcccccacctccacctagAGG TGACCGTACTCTCTATGGCAGGAACAGAATGAACGATCGCTACGATGGAATG GGTGCTTCTGGATATG GTAACCGTGGTGGatatggagatttgggaggccccATCATTACTACACAAGTCACAATTCCCAAAGAT CTGGCTGGTTCTATAATCGGtaagggaggccagagaattaaGCAAATTCGTCATGAATCTGGAGCGTCCATTAAGATCGATGAACCCCTTGAAGGCTCTGAGGATCGCATAATCACCATTACAGGCACACAGGACCAGATCCAGAATGCACAGTATCTGCTGCAGAACAG TGTGAGGCAGTACTCTGGGCACttcttgtaa
- the hnrnpk gene encoding heterogeneous nuclear ribonucleoprotein K isoform X1 — protein sequence METDQQDIKYNSPETNGSSLSPGSCKRPAEDHDGEQAFKRSRNNDQCVELRLLLQSKNAGAVIGKGGKNIKSLRTDYNASVSVPDSSGPERILSINADIETIGDILSKIIPTLEETLQYQHYKGKDFDCELRMLVHQSQAGSIIGVKGVKIKELRESTQTTIKLFQECCPHSTDRVVLLGGKPDRVVECIKIILGLLAESPVKGRAQPYDPNFYDETYDYGGFTMMFDDRGRRPGPFQMRGRGGPHPPSPGYERRGPMGISARGRPMPPPRRDAYDDMSPPTRRGPPPLPRPGRGGRGRVLPPPPPPRGDRTLYGRNRMNDRYDGMGASGYGNRGGYGDLGGPIITTQVTIPKDLAGSIIGKGGQRIKQIRHESGASIKIDEPLEGSEDRIITITGTQDQIQNAQYLLQNSAATAAALRS from the exons ATGGAGACTGATCAGCAAGACATCAAATATAACAGCCCAGAGACCAACGGTAGTAGTCTTAGCCCTGGTTCTT GCAAACGTCCTGCTGAGGACCATGATGGAGAACAAGCCTTTAAGAGGTCTCGGAATAACGATCAGTGTGTGGAACTACGTCTTCTGTTACAGAGCAAG AATGCTGGTGCAGTAATTGGAAAAGGTGGCAAAAACATCAAGTCATTGCGTACAGAC TACAATGCCAGTGTATCAGTCCCAGACAGCAGTGGCCCCGAGCG CATATTGAGTATAAATGCGGATATTGAAACGATTGGTGATATATTATCGAAGATCATTCCAACTTTGGAAGAG ACCTTACAGTATCAACACTATAAAGGAAAGGATTTTGATTGTGAACTAAGAATGCTGGTCCACCAGAGCCAGGCTGGAAGCATCATTGGTGTCAAGGGAGTAAAGATAAAGGAGCTGCGAGAG AGCACGCAGACAACTATTAAACTGTTCCAGGAATGTTGCCCACATTCAACTGATAGAGTTGTTCTGCTTGGTGGTAAACCTGACAGAGTGGTTGAGTGCATCAAGATTATCCTAGGATTATTGGCAGAG TCTCCTGTCAAGGGACGTGCACAGCCATATGATCCGAATTTCTATGATGAAACCTATGATTATGGTGGCTTTACGATGATGTTTGATGACAGAGGAAGACGTCCTGGGCCCTTTCAAATGCGAGGCAGAGGTGGGCCACACCCCCCTTCACCTGGATATGAGCGCAGGGGACCCATGGGAATTTCAGCCAGAGGGCGTCCCATGCCCCCACCAAGAAGAGATGCTTATGATGACATGAGCCCACCAACCCGTAGGGGTCCTCCACCTCTGCCTCGCCCTggaagaggtggcagaggccgtgtcctccctcccccacctccacctagAGG TGACCGTACTCTCTATGGCAGGAACAGAATGAACGATCGCTACGATGGAATG GGTGCTTCTGGATATG GTAACCGTGGTGGatatggagatttgggaggccccATCATTACTACACAAGTCACAATTCCCAAAGAT CTGGCTGGTTCTATAATCGGtaagggaggccagagaattaaGCAAATTCGTCATGAATCTGGAGCGTCCATTAAGATCGATGAACCCCTTGAAGGCTCTGAGGATCGCATAATCACCATTACAGGCACACAGGACCAGATCCAGAATGCACAGTATCTGCTGCAGAACAG tgcagCTACAGCAGCCGCTTTGCGCTCTTAA
- the hnrnpk gene encoding heterogeneous nuclear ribonucleoprotein K isoform X5, which yields METDQQDIKYNSPETNGSSLSPGSCKRPAEDHDGEQAFKRSRNNDQCVELRLLLQSKNAGAVIGKGGKNIKSLRTDYNASVSVPDSSGPERILSINADIETIGDILSKIIPTLEETLQYQHYKGKDFDCELRMLVHQSQAGSIIGVKGVKIKELRESTQTTIKLFQECCPHSTDRVVLLGGKPDRVVECIKIILGLLAESPVKGRAQPYDPNFYDETYDYGGFTMMFDDRGRRPGPFQMRGRGGPHPPSPGYERRGPMGISARGRPMPPPRRDAYDDMSPPTRRGPPPLPRPGRGGRGRVLPPPPPPRGNRMNDRYDGMGASGYGNRGGYGDLGGPIITTQVTIPKDLAGSIIGKGGQRIKQIRHESGASIKIDEPLEGSEDRIITITGTQDQIQNAQYLLQNSAATAAALRS from the exons ATGGAGACTGATCAGCAAGACATCAAATATAACAGCCCAGAGACCAACGGTAGTAGTCTTAGCCCTGGTTCTT GCAAACGTCCTGCTGAGGACCATGATGGAGAACAAGCCTTTAAGAGGTCTCGGAATAACGATCAGTGTGTGGAACTACGTCTTCTGTTACAGAGCAAG AATGCTGGTGCAGTAATTGGAAAAGGTGGCAAAAACATCAAGTCATTGCGTACAGAC TACAATGCCAGTGTATCAGTCCCAGACAGCAGTGGCCCCGAGCG CATATTGAGTATAAATGCGGATATTGAAACGATTGGTGATATATTATCGAAGATCATTCCAACTTTGGAAGAG ACCTTACAGTATCAACACTATAAAGGAAAGGATTTTGATTGTGAACTAAGAATGCTGGTCCACCAGAGCCAGGCTGGAAGCATCATTGGTGTCAAGGGAGTAAAGATAAAGGAGCTGCGAGAG AGCACGCAGACAACTATTAAACTGTTCCAGGAATGTTGCCCACATTCAACTGATAGAGTTGTTCTGCTTGGTGGTAAACCTGACAGAGTGGTTGAGTGCATCAAGATTATCCTAGGATTATTGGCAGAG TCTCCTGTCAAGGGACGTGCACAGCCATATGATCCGAATTTCTATGATGAAACCTATGATTATGGTGGCTTTACGATGATGTTTGATGACAGAGGAAGACGTCCTGGGCCCTTTCAAATGCGAGGCAGAGGTGGGCCACACCCCCCTTCACCTGGATATGAGCGCAGGGGACCCATGGGAATTTCAGCCAGAGGGCGTCCCATGCCCCCACCAAGAAGAGATGCTTATGATGACATGAGCCCACCAACCCGTAGGGGTCCTCCACCTCTGCCTCGCCCTggaagaggtggcagaggccgtgtcctccctcccccacctccacctagAGG GAACAGAATGAACGATCGCTACGATGGAATG GGTGCTTCTGGATATG GTAACCGTGGTGGatatggagatttgggaggccccATCATTACTACACAAGTCACAATTCCCAAAGAT CTGGCTGGTTCTATAATCGGtaagggaggccagagaattaaGCAAATTCGTCATGAATCTGGAGCGTCCATTAAGATCGATGAACCCCTTGAAGGCTCTGAGGATCGCATAATCACCATTACAGGCACACAGGACCAGATCCAGAATGCACAGTATCTGCTGCAGAACAG tgcagCTACAGCAGCCGCTTTGCGCTCTTAA
- the hnrnpk gene encoding heterogeneous nuclear ribonucleoprotein K isoform X7, which produces METDQQDIKYNSPETNGSSLSPGSCKRPAEDHDGEQAFKRSRNNDQCVELRLLLQSKNAGAVIGKGGKNIKSLRTDYNASVSVPDSSGPERILSINADIETIGDILSKIIPTLEETLQYQHYKGKDFDCELRMLVHQSQAGSIIGVKGVKIKELRESTQTTIKLFQECCPHSTDRVVLLGGKPDRVVECIKIILGLLAESPVKGRAQPYDPNFYDETYDYGGFTMMFDDRGRRPGPFQMRGRGGPHPPSPGYERRGPMGISARGRPMPPPRRDAYDDMSPPTRRGPPPLPRPGRGGRGRVLPPPPPPRGMNDRYDGMGASGYGNRGGYGDLGGPIITTQVTIPKDLAGSIIGKGGQRIKQIRHESGASIKIDEPLEGSEDRIITITGTQDQIQNAQYLLQNSAATAAALRS; this is translated from the exons ATGGAGACTGATCAGCAAGACATCAAATATAACAGCCCAGAGACCAACGGTAGTAGTCTTAGCCCTGGTTCTT GCAAACGTCCTGCTGAGGACCATGATGGAGAACAAGCCTTTAAGAGGTCTCGGAATAACGATCAGTGTGTGGAACTACGTCTTCTGTTACAGAGCAAG AATGCTGGTGCAGTAATTGGAAAAGGTGGCAAAAACATCAAGTCATTGCGTACAGAC TACAATGCCAGTGTATCAGTCCCAGACAGCAGTGGCCCCGAGCG CATATTGAGTATAAATGCGGATATTGAAACGATTGGTGATATATTATCGAAGATCATTCCAACTTTGGAAGAG ACCTTACAGTATCAACACTATAAAGGAAAGGATTTTGATTGTGAACTAAGAATGCTGGTCCACCAGAGCCAGGCTGGAAGCATCATTGGTGTCAAGGGAGTAAAGATAAAGGAGCTGCGAGAG AGCACGCAGACAACTATTAAACTGTTCCAGGAATGTTGCCCACATTCAACTGATAGAGTTGTTCTGCTTGGTGGTAAACCTGACAGAGTGGTTGAGTGCATCAAGATTATCCTAGGATTATTGGCAGAG TCTCCTGTCAAGGGACGTGCACAGCCATATGATCCGAATTTCTATGATGAAACCTATGATTATGGTGGCTTTACGATGATGTTTGATGACAGAGGAAGACGTCCTGGGCCCTTTCAAATGCGAGGCAGAGGTGGGCCACACCCCCCTTCACCTGGATATGAGCGCAGGGGACCCATGGGAATTTCAGCCAGAGGGCGTCCCATGCCCCCACCAAGAAGAGATGCTTATGATGACATGAGCCCACCAACCCGTAGGGGTCCTCCACCTCTGCCTCGCCCTggaagaggtggcagaggccgtgtcctccctcccccacctccacctagAGG AATGAACGATCGCTACGATGGAATG GGTGCTTCTGGATATG GTAACCGTGGTGGatatggagatttgggaggccccATCATTACTACACAAGTCACAATTCCCAAAGAT CTGGCTGGTTCTATAATCGGtaagggaggccagagaattaaGCAAATTCGTCATGAATCTGGAGCGTCCATTAAGATCGATGAACCCCTTGAAGGCTCTGAGGATCGCATAATCACCATTACAGGCACACAGGACCAGATCCAGAATGCACAGTATCTGCTGCAGAACAG tgcagCTACAGCAGCCGCTTTGCGCTCTTAA
- the hnrnpk gene encoding heterogeneous nuclear ribonucleoprotein K isoform X4, whose protein sequence is METDQQDIKYNSPETNGSSLSPGSCKRPAEDHDGEQAFKRSRNNDQCVELRLLLQSKNAGAVIGKGGKNIKSLRTDYNASVSVPDSSGPERILSINADIETIGDILSKIIPTLEEYQHYKGKDFDCELRMLVHQSQAGSIIGVKGVKIKELRESTQTTIKLFQECCPHSTDRVVLLGGKPDRVVECIKIILGLLAESPVKGRAQPYDPNFYDETYDYGGFTMMFDDRGRRPGPFQMRGRGGPHPPSPGYERRGPMGISARGRPMPPPRRDAYDDMSPPTRRGPPPLPRPGRGGRGRVLPPPPPPRGDRTLYGRNRMNDRYDGMGASGYGNRGGYGDLGGPIITTQVTIPKDLAGSIIGKGGQRIKQIRHESGASIKIDEPLEGSEDRIITITGTQDQIQNAQYLLQNSAATAAALRS, encoded by the exons ATGGAGACTGATCAGCAAGACATCAAATATAACAGCCCAGAGACCAACGGTAGTAGTCTTAGCCCTGGTTCTT GCAAACGTCCTGCTGAGGACCATGATGGAGAACAAGCCTTTAAGAGGTCTCGGAATAACGATCAGTGTGTGGAACTACGTCTTCTGTTACAGAGCAAG AATGCTGGTGCAGTAATTGGAAAAGGTGGCAAAAACATCAAGTCATTGCGTACAGAC TACAATGCCAGTGTATCAGTCCCAGACAGCAGTGGCCCCGAGCG CATATTGAGTATAAATGCGGATATTGAAACGATTGGTGATATATTATCGAAGATCATTCCAACTTTGGAAGAG TATCAACACTATAAAGGAAAGGATTTTGATTGTGAACTAAGAATGCTGGTCCACCAGAGCCAGGCTGGAAGCATCATTGGTGTCAAGGGAGTAAAGATAAAGGAGCTGCGAGAG AGCACGCAGACAACTATTAAACTGTTCCAGGAATGTTGCCCACATTCAACTGATAGAGTTGTTCTGCTTGGTGGTAAACCTGACAGAGTGGTTGAGTGCATCAAGATTATCCTAGGATTATTGGCAGAG TCTCCTGTCAAGGGACGTGCACAGCCATATGATCCGAATTTCTATGATGAAACCTATGATTATGGTGGCTTTACGATGATGTTTGATGACAGAGGAAGACGTCCTGGGCCCTTTCAAATGCGAGGCAGAGGTGGGCCACACCCCCCTTCACCTGGATATGAGCGCAGGGGACCCATGGGAATTTCAGCCAGAGGGCGTCCCATGCCCCCACCAAGAAGAGATGCTTATGATGACATGAGCCCACCAACCCGTAGGGGTCCTCCACCTCTGCCTCGCCCTggaagaggtggcagaggccgtgtcctccctcccccacctccacctagAGG TGACCGTACTCTCTATGGCAGGAACAGAATGAACGATCGCTACGATGGAATG GGTGCTTCTGGATATG GTAACCGTGGTGGatatggagatttgggaggccccATCATTACTACACAAGTCACAATTCCCAAAGAT CTGGCTGGTTCTATAATCGGtaagggaggccagagaattaaGCAAATTCGTCATGAATCTGGAGCGTCCATTAAGATCGATGAACCCCTTGAAGGCTCTGAGGATCGCATAATCACCATTACAGGCACACAGGACCAGATCCAGAATGCACAGTATCTGCTGCAGAACAG tgcagCTACAGCAGCCGCTTTGCGCTCTTAA
- the hnrnpk gene encoding heterogeneous nuclear ribonucleoprotein K isoform X6, with translation METDQQDIKYNSPETNGKRPAEDHDGEQAFKRSRNNDQCVELRLLLQSKNAGAVIGKGGKNIKSLRTDYNASVSVPDSSGPERILSINADIETIGDILSKIIPTLEETLQYQHYKGKDFDCELRMLVHQSQAGSIIGVKGVKIKELRESTQTTIKLFQECCPHSTDRVVLLGGKPDRVVECIKIILGLLAESPVKGRAQPYDPNFYDETYDYGGFTMMFDDRGRRPGPFQMRGRGGPHPPSPGYERRGPMGISARGRPMPPPRRDAYDDMSPPTRRGPPPLPRPGRGGRGRVLPPPPPPRGDRTLYGRNRMNDRYDGMGASGYGNRGGYGDLGGPIITTQVTIPKDLAGSIIGKGGQRIKQIRHESGASIKIDEPLEGSEDRIITITGTQDQIQNAQYLLQNSAATAAALRS, from the exons ATGGAGACTGATCAGCAAGACATCAAATATAACAGCCCAGAGACCAACG GCAAACGTCCTGCTGAGGACCATGATGGAGAACAAGCCTTTAAGAGGTCTCGGAATAACGATCAGTGTGTGGAACTACGTCTTCTGTTACAGAGCAAG AATGCTGGTGCAGTAATTGGAAAAGGTGGCAAAAACATCAAGTCATTGCGTACAGAC TACAATGCCAGTGTATCAGTCCCAGACAGCAGTGGCCCCGAGCG CATATTGAGTATAAATGCGGATATTGAAACGATTGGTGATATATTATCGAAGATCATTCCAACTTTGGAAGAG ACCTTACAGTATCAACACTATAAAGGAAAGGATTTTGATTGTGAACTAAGAATGCTGGTCCACCAGAGCCAGGCTGGAAGCATCATTGGTGTCAAGGGAGTAAAGATAAAGGAGCTGCGAGAG AGCACGCAGACAACTATTAAACTGTTCCAGGAATGTTGCCCACATTCAACTGATAGAGTTGTTCTGCTTGGTGGTAAACCTGACAGAGTGGTTGAGTGCATCAAGATTATCCTAGGATTATTGGCAGAG TCTCCTGTCAAGGGACGTGCACAGCCATATGATCCGAATTTCTATGATGAAACCTATGATTATGGTGGCTTTACGATGATGTTTGATGACAGAGGAAGACGTCCTGGGCCCTTTCAAATGCGAGGCAGAGGTGGGCCACACCCCCCTTCACCTGGATATGAGCGCAGGGGACCCATGGGAATTTCAGCCAGAGGGCGTCCCATGCCCCCACCAAGAAGAGATGCTTATGATGACATGAGCCCACCAACCCGTAGGGGTCCTCCACCTCTGCCTCGCCCTggaagaggtggcagaggccgtgtcctccctcccccacctccacctagAGG TGACCGTACTCTCTATGGCAGGAACAGAATGAACGATCGCTACGATGGAATG GGTGCTTCTGGATATG GTAACCGTGGTGGatatggagatttgggaggccccATCATTACTACACAAGTCACAATTCCCAAAGAT CTGGCTGGTTCTATAATCGGtaagggaggccagagaattaaGCAAATTCGTCATGAATCTGGAGCGTCCATTAAGATCGATGAACCCCTTGAAGGCTCTGAGGATCGCATAATCACCATTACAGGCACACAGGACCAGATCCAGAATGCACAGTATCTGCTGCAGAACAG tgcagCTACAGCAGCCGCTTTGCGCTCTTAA
- the hnrnpk gene encoding heterogeneous nuclear ribonucleoprotein K isoform X8 encodes METDQQDIKYNSPETNGKRPAEDHDGEQAFKRSRNNDQCVELRLLLQSKNAGAVIGKGGKNIKSLRTDYNASVSVPDSSGPERILSINADIETIGDILSKIIPTLEEYQHYKGKDFDCELRMLVHQSQAGSIIGVKGVKIKELRESTQTTIKLFQECCPHSTDRVVLLGGKPDRVVECIKIILGLLAESPVKGRAQPYDPNFYDETYDYGGFTMMFDDRGRRPGPFQMRGRGGPHPPSPGYERRGPMGISARGRPMPPPRRDAYDDMSPPTRRGPPPLPRPGRGGRGRVLPPPPPPRGDRTLYGRNRMNDRYDGMGASGYGNRGGYGDLGGPIITTQVTIPKDLAGSIIGKGGQRIKQIRHESGASIKIDEPLEGSEDRIITITGTQDQIQNAQYLLQNSAATAAALRS; translated from the exons ATGGAGACTGATCAGCAAGACATCAAATATAACAGCCCAGAGACCAACG GCAAACGTCCTGCTGAGGACCATGATGGAGAACAAGCCTTTAAGAGGTCTCGGAATAACGATCAGTGTGTGGAACTACGTCTTCTGTTACAGAGCAAG AATGCTGGTGCAGTAATTGGAAAAGGTGGCAAAAACATCAAGTCATTGCGTACAGAC TACAATGCCAGTGTATCAGTCCCAGACAGCAGTGGCCCCGAGCG CATATTGAGTATAAATGCGGATATTGAAACGATTGGTGATATATTATCGAAGATCATTCCAACTTTGGAAGAG TATCAACACTATAAAGGAAAGGATTTTGATTGTGAACTAAGAATGCTGGTCCACCAGAGCCAGGCTGGAAGCATCATTGGTGTCAAGGGAGTAAAGATAAAGGAGCTGCGAGAG AGCACGCAGACAACTATTAAACTGTTCCAGGAATGTTGCCCACATTCAACTGATAGAGTTGTTCTGCTTGGTGGTAAACCTGACAGAGTGGTTGAGTGCATCAAGATTATCCTAGGATTATTGGCAGAG TCTCCTGTCAAGGGACGTGCACAGCCATATGATCCGAATTTCTATGATGAAACCTATGATTATGGTGGCTTTACGATGATGTTTGATGACAGAGGAAGACGTCCTGGGCCCTTTCAAATGCGAGGCAGAGGTGGGCCACACCCCCCTTCACCTGGATATGAGCGCAGGGGACCCATGGGAATTTCAGCCAGAGGGCGTCCCATGCCCCCACCAAGAAGAGATGCTTATGATGACATGAGCCCACCAACCCGTAGGGGTCCTCCACCTCTGCCTCGCCCTggaagaggtggcagaggccgtgtcctccctcccccacctccacctagAGG TGACCGTACTCTCTATGGCAGGAACAGAATGAACGATCGCTACGATGGAATG GGTGCTTCTGGATATG GTAACCGTGGTGGatatggagatttgggaggccccATCATTACTACACAAGTCACAATTCCCAAAGAT CTGGCTGGTTCTATAATCGGtaagggaggccagagaattaaGCAAATTCGTCATGAATCTGGAGCGTCCATTAAGATCGATGAACCCCTTGAAGGCTCTGAGGATCGCATAATCACCATTACAGGCACACAGGACCAGATCCAGAATGCACAGTATCTGCTGCAGAACAG tgcagCTACAGCAGCCGCTTTGCGCTCTTAA
- the hnrnpk gene encoding heterogeneous nuclear ribonucleoprotein K isoform X2, producing the protein METDQQDIKYNSPETNGSSLSPGSCKRPAEDHDGEQAFKRSRNNDQCVELRLLLQSKNAGAVIGKGGKNIKSLRTDYNASVSVPDSSGPERILSINADIETIGDILSKIIPTLEETLQYQHYKGKDFDCELRMLVHQSQAGSIIGVKGVKIKELRESTQTTIKLFQECCPHSTDRVVLLGGKPDRVVECIKIILGLLAESPVKGRAQPYDPNFYDETYDYGGFTMMFDDRGRRPGPFQMRGRGGPHPPSPGYERRGPMGISARGRPMPPPRRDAYDDMSPPTRRGPPPLPRPGRGGRGRVLPPPPPPRGDRTLYGRNRMNDRYDGMGASGYGNRGGYGDLGGPIITTQVTIPKDLAGSIIGKGGQRIKQIRHESGASIKIDEPLEGSEDRIITITGTQDQIQNAQYLLQNSYSSRFALLS; encoded by the exons ATGGAGACTGATCAGCAAGACATCAAATATAACAGCCCAGAGACCAACGGTAGTAGTCTTAGCCCTGGTTCTT GCAAACGTCCTGCTGAGGACCATGATGGAGAACAAGCCTTTAAGAGGTCTCGGAATAACGATCAGTGTGTGGAACTACGTCTTCTGTTACAGAGCAAG AATGCTGGTGCAGTAATTGGAAAAGGTGGCAAAAACATCAAGTCATTGCGTACAGAC TACAATGCCAGTGTATCAGTCCCAGACAGCAGTGGCCCCGAGCG CATATTGAGTATAAATGCGGATATTGAAACGATTGGTGATATATTATCGAAGATCATTCCAACTTTGGAAGAG ACCTTACAGTATCAACACTATAAAGGAAAGGATTTTGATTGTGAACTAAGAATGCTGGTCCACCAGAGCCAGGCTGGAAGCATCATTGGTGTCAAGGGAGTAAAGATAAAGGAGCTGCGAGAG AGCACGCAGACAACTATTAAACTGTTCCAGGAATGTTGCCCACATTCAACTGATAGAGTTGTTCTGCTTGGTGGTAAACCTGACAGAGTGGTTGAGTGCATCAAGATTATCCTAGGATTATTGGCAGAG TCTCCTGTCAAGGGACGTGCACAGCCATATGATCCGAATTTCTATGATGAAACCTATGATTATGGTGGCTTTACGATGATGTTTGATGACAGAGGAAGACGTCCTGGGCCCTTTCAAATGCGAGGCAGAGGTGGGCCACACCCCCCTTCACCTGGATATGAGCGCAGGGGACCCATGGGAATTTCAGCCAGAGGGCGTCCCATGCCCCCACCAAGAAGAGATGCTTATGATGACATGAGCCCACCAACCCGTAGGGGTCCTCCACCTCTGCCTCGCCCTggaagaggtggcagaggccgtgtcctccctcccccacctccacctagAGG TGACCGTACTCTCTATGGCAGGAACAGAATGAACGATCGCTACGATGGAATG GGTGCTTCTGGATATG GTAACCGTGGTGGatatggagatttgggaggccccATCATTACTACACAAGTCACAATTCCCAAAGAT CTGGCTGGTTCTATAATCGGtaagggaggccagagaattaaGCAAATTCGTCATGAATCTGGAGCGTCCATTAAGATCGATGAACCCCTTGAAGGCTCTGAGGATCGCATAATCACCATTACAGGCACACAGGACCAGATCCAGAATGCACAGTATCTGCTGCAGAACAG CTACAGCAGCCGCTTTGCGCTCTTAAGCTGA